CCACCTCAAATCATTGCTCAAGCTGGAGAAAGTGCATACACTTTAGGACCTGGCGATCGCATCCGCATTGATGTCTTTAACGTGCCTGAATATAGTGGCGAATATCAGGTTTTGGTCGATGGAAGCATTAATTTACCCATTGTCGGCTCAGTCAATGTCCAAGGCTTAACCCTACAAGGAGGTGCTAATGCCATCTCCAGCCGCTACGCTCGCTACTTAAGACGACCCATCGTCACCATGAGCCTCATTGCTCCCCGTCCCCTCAAAATCGGGGTGACAGGAGAAGTGAATCGACCTGGAGTCTATAATCTAGCACTTAATGGTGGCACTCAATTCCCTACAGTCAGTCAAGCCTTACAACTAGCCGGAGGCGTGACTCAATCTGGTAATATTAGCCGGATTGTCGTGCGCCGCGCCGGAGGAAGAAACGTTACCGTCAATCTCGCCCAAGTCGTCCAGGGTGGCAATATTTTCCGCGATATTGGGCTAAGGGACGGAGATACTATCTTTGTCCCCACCGCAGCTTATAACACCAACACAGTTCGTCAGACTGCGGCTTCTTCCGTAGGAACTCAAGCCAATAGCGCCCAAATAGCCGTAATTGGGGAAGTATCTCGCCCTGGGACATATACCGTCAGAGGAGATGCGATCGGTGCTTTTACCCCCTACAGTCCGCCCAAATTAACCAGAGCCATTCAGACAGCAGGCGGATTAACCCCTTCGGCTGGTATCAGTCAAATTCAAATCCGTCGCCCCACGAAAAATGGCAGAATTCAATCTATTCGAGTCAACCTCCTGCCATTATTACAACGAGGTGACTATTCTCAAGATATTTTTATTGAAGATGGAGATACCATCTTCATCCCAGTCCAAAAGCCCCTCAGTGTCAGTCAAAGTAACCTAATTGCAGCTTCCAGCCTAGCCACCCAAACCACAGGACCTATCAATATTGTCTTTGTGGGAGAAGTATCTCGTCCTGGAACTTACCCAGTCAGAGGGGAAACCGCAGGTCCTAATGGCACTATTGCTCCTCCTACATTGACTCAAGCCATTAAAGTGGCTGGTGGTTTAACCCCTTCAGCTAGCATCAGTGGAATTAGAATTCAGCGTACTAACAAAAACGGTTCCACCCAAGCGATCGCCGTTAATTTAAACCGTTTATTGCGTAATGCTGACTTTTCTCAAGATTTATTGCTTCAAGAAGGGGATAAAGTTTTCATCCCCACCCGAGGGAGTCTCAATTCTGAAGAAACCAACCTAATTGCTAGCTCTACTTTAGCTCCTCAAACCACAGGACCGATTAATATAGCCTTAGTAGGAGAAGTATCCCGCCCTGGAACTTACCCAGTTAGAGGAGAAACCGCAGGACCAAATGGAACTATTGCTCCTCCCACCATTAGTCAGGCAATCAAAATTGCTGGTGGTTTGACTCCTTCGGCTAATATTCGGGAAATTAGCATCCAACGCAATACTAGAAGTGGTAAACAAACCTTCAATGCTAACCTACTGCAACTGTTGCAAAACGGTGATTTTAATCAAGACTTAATTTTGCAAGAAGGAGACAGGGTTTTTATTCCTACTCGTCCTGTCTTGAATGCAGAAGATGCCAATCTAATCGCAGTTTCTACCCTAGCTACTCAAACTACAGGACCAATCAATGTCGTAGTTGTAGGAGAAGTATCTCGTCCTGGAACTTACCCAGTTAAAGGAGAAACCGCAGGTCCAAATGGTACTATTGCTCCACCTACCCTGACTCAAGCCATTAAAGCTTCTGGTGGTTTTACCCCTTCAGCTAATATCCGTCAGGTGCAAGTAGAACGCAATACCAGAAGTGGGAAACAGTTACTGGCCGTTAACTTACAACAACTATTGCAAAGCGGTGACTTTACTCAAGATCTAGTTTTACAAGAAGGAGATAAAGTCCTAATTCCTACCCGCACTGTAGTCGATGTGGCAGATAGTAACTTAATTTCGGCTTCGACTTTAGCAACTCAAAGTACAGGACCGATTAATGTTGTCATCGTGGGTGAAGTCAACCGTCCAGGGACATTTCCGGTTAAAGGAGAAGCCGCAGGACCCAACGGAACCTTAACCCCACCTACAGTCACTCAAGCCATCCAAGTGGCTGGAGGGATTAAACCCACTGCTGATATTCGTCAAGTTCAAGTCAAAAGATCTACTAGAGATGGTTCGACTCAAGTTCTGGATGTGAATTTATGGCAATTGTTACAAGCAGGTGATTCGACTCAAGACATTTTGCTACAAGATGGAGATACGATTTCGATTCCTACTGCTCCCAATCTAGATCCGACAGAAGTAGCCATTCTCAGTAATGCTAGCTTTTCTCCTACCAGTATTAGAGTTAATGTAGTTGGAGAGGTAGAAAGGGCTGGTACGGTGGAAGTTCCCCCCAATACAACTTTGAATCAGGCAATATTAACGGCTGGA
This region of Merismopedia glauca CCAP 1448/3 genomic DNA includes:
- a CDS encoding SLBB domain-containing protein is translated as MKASSFPNYLTRPLVGLVVVSLTATALPAPIVAQQPPQIIAQAGESAYTLGPGDRIRIDVFNVPEYSGEYQVLVDGSINLPIVGSVNVQGLTLQGGANAISSRYARYLRRPIVTMSLIAPRPLKIGVTGEVNRPGVYNLALNGGTQFPTVSQALQLAGGVTQSGNISRIVVRRAGGRNVTVNLAQVVQGGNIFRDIGLRDGDTIFVPTAAYNTNTVRQTAASSVGTQANSAQIAVIGEVSRPGTYTVRGDAIGAFTPYSPPKLTRAIQTAGGLTPSAGISQIQIRRPTKNGRIQSIRVNLLPLLQRGDYSQDIFIEDGDTIFIPVQKPLSVSQSNLIAASSLATQTTGPINIVFVGEVSRPGTYPVRGETAGPNGTIAPPTLTQAIKVAGGLTPSASISGIRIQRTNKNGSTQAIAVNLNRLLRNADFSQDLLLQEGDKVFIPTRGSLNSEETNLIASSTLAPQTTGPINIALVGEVSRPGTYPVRGETAGPNGTIAPPTISQAIKIAGGLTPSANIREISIQRNTRSGKQTFNANLLQLLQNGDFNQDLILQEGDRVFIPTRPVLNAEDANLIAVSTLATQTTGPINVVVVGEVSRPGTYPVKGETAGPNGTIAPPTLTQAIKASGGFTPSANIRQVQVERNTRSGKQLLAVNLQQLLQSGDFTQDLVLQEGDKVLIPTRTVVDVADSNLISASTLATQSTGPINVVIVGEVNRPGTFPVKGEAAGPNGTLTPPTVTQAIQVAGGIKPTADIRQVQVKRSTRDGSTQVLDVNLWQLLQAGDSTQDILLQDGDTISIPTAPNLDPTEVAILSNASFSPTSIRVNVVGEVERAGTVEVPPNTTLNQAILTAGGFNRRARKRTVELVRLNPNGTVTKRNVEVDFAKGISEENNPTLRNNDVIVVGRSSIAQIGDAVGTVLQPIGSFFSLFNFFRIFN